gtaaaatttacatttaaaattacgTAACAGATCAtttaagagaggaaaacagaggcCCTAACCCAGGAAGATGATTAAAAGATCTGAGCATGCTCTAGCCAACGCACTTAAGCAAATACTCCTGTAACAGGCGATTATGAAAGTACTTTTCATGCCCAAATATTCTTAATATCCACCCAGGTATGCAGCTCAATTCCCAAACATGTAAGTTACTTTGGATCTTAGTCAAATGTATTGGACCTGGGTAGGGGTAACAGGTCACAAATTGGTAGAACATTGCTTAGCCCTGGAATGGAGTCAAACATACAAGCAATTTATCAGCAGCAAGAGAGTGACAGAGGCAAGCATGATTAGTGATCAGAAGAAAACTGACACTGAAAAGTTCATTAAGCCATGACGAAGACTTACAAAGTAGAGTTTTTAGGAAATGAACAGTTGGACTTTCCTTTAGGAATCTATACAgcaggaaagaaggggaaaacaggAATCATATGAAGACATTACAAGCGTGAAAATAAACTAAACAGCTTGTCTATGACATGGTTAAAAGATACAGTAAATGAGATGGGAAAGTGTAGCAGCTGAGTAACACCTGATTTTATAAAGTCATTCCCTACAACCTACACAACTGAAATCAAAACAGGCGAAAGCATAATGCTAAAGAACAAGCCCTTTTCAAGTCTCCCCCGCCCCTTAGGAAACTTGTAACTGTGATGATCTCTCTCAGTGCCACTATTAACTTTTACCAATCTTCAAAGGCTCTACCCGTTTTGGAAATACGGCATTCTAGAAGCAACAGTTTTAAATGCACTCAGCCTATTCGCATGGTACGAGGAAGTAAGAAAACTTAACTTTGCACCTGTGTCTAAATATTATGCataaacactgtattttttgtgGACGTGAAGAACTGTGCCATGATTTTAAGTAgttctgcagtattttaaattttgtaatcAATAGCTTTCTGGCATGCATCATAAACAATAAGTAGGATAATCTGAAATACttcaggaagaacaaaaataccTATTTGCTATGCAGCTAATTATAAAACAAGAAATTTTAATCTAGattatgcaaaaagaaacataaagagCCTCTGTAAATAGTCTTGTTGAACTTCTACGATATATGAGATACATGAGAAATGTTAGTCAGCTCACATGCAAATAAAGATAGCTTTTGGAAGATGTTCTAATGCTACTATCTCGCAACAGCAATCCAGTCTTGTTACTTCACCGAAATGGCTCGCTCAGTGTTCCCACAGAGCACCAGGGTATCTggctccattaaaaaaataaaatgtccatTCTTAATTGTGGGAATTggaaacaaatttctttttccaatgcCTAACCATGGCAAGGAAGGCATCTAATAATACCTGCAGTATTTAGAGCTGAGTCTGTACAGATCCATCCAGGATACATACATATGTTTCTGCACCATTAGATCTTACATCTACGAAAGCAAGGTGTGGCCCCTTGCACAAGACTTAAGCACTAGGATGCAGGGTAACCCAGGAGCCAAGACCCCACACATTTAGTTTTCCCAGTTCTGTCAAAAGCCCAAAGAAATAGGTGTAAAATGTGACCTGCAGCATTCAATACTCAGCTTCTAGCTCTTTGCACAGATCATATCAAGTAACAAtacttctttaaaacaaacccaTCAATCCTACACAAAACAAGGTAAACAGTAGAAAGTTGAAAGATTCTACAATTGCCTTCAAATGGACACTACACCAATAAAGTACTCCAAAGTAATGCTGCATGGCTATTGCCATGCTTCAAGTAAcatcttacaaaaaaattaagacacaTTTATTTATCTGAAGTTAAGCAGCAATATTGTTTCAAAACTTGTGCATTTCTAAGTACCTAATGTACTTTAAACagcactgacttttttttcccctccaagtTTAAAGTCAGCTCTTTCCACTTATCTCTCCAGGACAtgatttttgcagaaaaaaccACAAGTTTAATCTTTCTACGTAGAGAATGTTTAATTCACTATCAATAATCAGTGAAACAGAAGGTATAACTCAAAAAAACCTAGAAGAGTAAATTTATACTTAGCATTGTATGGAAAAATGTAAGATGACAAAGTCCATTCAGtatgccaaaaaaaccccacccttttaaaaatttaaatagttATCAGATGTTAGTAAACAGAAGCAATCAATGTCCCACCCTCTGGTACTACCAGGGGATATATTCAGTATTTGCTCTGGCAACAGCCCACTTCAGGCATTGTAACCTAGCATTTTGGGGAGTATGAAAGAAAAGTACTTCAAACATCTCAAATAGCATATTAGATTTCCCCAagctccccaccccaccccaccccccccggtaacaaagtattttacagaatcccttttcctttttcctcttctcttcatACTCAATTCTTCATAAGAAGAGTAAAAGATATGGAAAGTGCTGTAAGCTGAAGTGATTAGTATGATGGCAGTAAATCTTCCACTAAAATGCCAACAGAAATATTGAGTGACCTGAAAAAAAGGGGAACTAAAGCACCTGCAATACTTCCTCCTGCATTGGAAATTCACATCTGGTTGGAATGACAACCATAGATGAACAGGACAAGCCataagaaagcaaagctgaattaAATGAAagtcactgcttttaaaataatcacagaTGCCTAAAACAGCCAGgtgggaagacaaaaaaaagtttgttacTAATTCTACACCTCCCTCCTTCAAGTGAGAGTTGAAAAGCTTCTCTAAAAAGGTAGTGTCACCCCTATCAACGTACCCAGTGTTAAGAAAGGACAACAGTTCAGGAAGGTCAATTATTAGGAAAGACAGAAGTAAACCACCAAAGCAATCTACATTTCCATGCTGTTTTCTGGGCAGAGATCAGGGgacagcagcattttaaagcagagTTTACTTACCATCACCCTGCATGTCTGAAGTCCATAGTGTCAGATTATCACGTAACAACTGCATGATAAGTGTAGAGTCCTTATAGCTTTCTTCACTCAGTGTATCCAGTTCTGCAATAGCATCATCGAAAGCTGCTTTTGCCAACCTATGAGCACAGGACAAATCAGATTTAACAAACATTGCTAAACAGAATCCAGAAGCACAAAACTTAAAACCTCTGCCTCCGAACACCTATCTTCTAGTTTGGCTACATGACATCCATAGTTTCTGTAACaaatttttgtattatttaacGGTGTTTGCATGTTTATCCAAATACATCCCATCTTAAAATCCAGTCGCTCTGGGTGCTTAAGAACAGTATCTTTTTACTCAAGAACACTGgttttattaaacatttctaCATCTTGTGGTACAACTGCTAAAAGCTTAGAAGAAAGTATATTACGTAACCTGCAACGACAGGAATATTTGCTTCAGTCCTCACTTTTATGCTCATATGAGCTGAACCCCTACAGACAGATAAGCTACTGTAATTCTGTACATGCTCACAGAAATCAGTAACATGACCCCTGTTACCTTGTACAatagaaaacagcaaaagaggCAAGCTAAATCACCTCGCACTTTTTGTGGGATAAAGGCATGCAGAGTTAACATGGCAAGCTGTTAAAACTGCCATTAGATGATCAATCCAAGGTTATCACTAGTCTTGCTTCTCATACGTGATCTACCCCCAGATAAACAAGTGAGTCTGGACTCAAGAAAATGGCCAAATTGAAAAACTTTCCGATGAACTGACCTCAAACAGAGCAAGTCATCAACTACTAGCAGGAAAAGCGCCAACCCAGAGTTTCTGTTCAGGAAAAGCAGTTACCCAAGTAGCAAGCACTTCTGGGTTGTTTGGCATTCACATTAAGTTTTCTCGATCTTCCCAGTCACTACTTACCTGCAGGCACGATCAGGAGAATTAAGAATTTCATAGTAGAATACAGAGAAGTTGAGCGCAAGTCCTAAGCGGATGGGATGTGTTGGCGGGAGTTCTGTCATTGCAATATCACTAGCAGCTTTATAAGCCACCAAGCTATTCTCTGCAGCCTCCTTCCTGTCATTTCCTGTGGCAAACTCGGCCAGATACCTATGGTAGTCCCCCttcctgaaaacagaaacaaagcataCAGTAAGTAGTCAGTAGTCCTTATTTCCTCACCAGCCAACTAAATGAACAGCTTAGTTCTGAAACTGATGTTTATATATTCACACACTAAGGACACCACTGCTGAATTGCTGTTTAGACAACAGCACATTAGTGCTTAAGTGAATTTTAAACCATCACGCATAAAAACCAGTTTGGGTTCACTTATTTTCTTGCATACACACGAAATCATAGCATTACCTTCTCTATTACCCAGCTGTTTCTCTGTACAACTGCATCTCATCTAAACTAGACAAGTTTTTGATCTGAAGGACAGAGATAATTCAACTAGAGGGGAAACACTCTCTGATCATTTAAAGATTTAAACTATGCCTCAGAAAGTACAAAATATGCATCGAACTAATGACTACAGGAACAAACTCCAAGGCCAAGTTTCACTTGATAATGCAATTTTGAAGTTGACACTACATGACAGTTATGTGTCTACCTAATTCTCTTTATGAGGAGTGTACAGCTCATGcaagaaaacactgaagcaggAATGAGCTCTCTACATCATTAGCTCAATTAAATAAATCGGTTGTTTCTTACATCTGAGAACTGCACAACAGCTTATGTTAAGTTCTCATGACCTTATTCCAAACAACAACATCTATCCAAAACCACATGATGAGGACACTAACACCTCAGAAGTAGCTAAAAAGTGATATTGCTTAGACATGACTGAACTGCCCTCTTTCTACAAGAGGTTACTGCAGTTGAGTGGGCAGAAAATACATGTATAGCtactttatttctgtctctAGTTCAGATACAGTAAGAGGTCCTTGCCTCAAAAAAGAAACTTACATTTTGTAATAGAAAACCTTGGACTCGCCAGTGTTAGCTGCTGGAATGAGGTGTTTGTCCAGTACATCCAGAATGTCACAACAGATTAACTTCAGTTCAGTCTcaacctattaaaaaaaaacaaacagaaagaggaGGCAAGGTTAGCACATAAGACTAGCTCAACTAAGAGCTATTTCAAAGATATCCAAATTATCAAACAGGCAATACCATAAAAATCCAGGGAGGGggaggacagaagaaaaacaacaacaaaaaattcagCTGCTCCACAGGTGCATTAAGCAAAACAGTTCTGCATAATTAGTTGGCACACACATGAGGCAAGGACTGATGTATGATGAAATGCATAACTGAATAATGGAATTATAAATTCCCTGGAAAACATCTTGCTAGACAGATGCATTAAGTCTGTCTCAGGATATAATTTCTTACTGCAAGGCTTGCACAACTCCTAATTCCTTAAGTTTTTGATCTTGGAAGGCTGCCCTAAAAGTGGCAACGGTGAAGGGGACAATTTGAAGGCAATTAATACAGATCAGCTAAACCCCATTCCACCCCAGAGTTAAATGGCACCTTCAGAAGAAGTTTCTAGTGACTACTTGGGAGGCAAAGCTCTAACAGAAGAGCCTTAAGACAAAAATCATGGAGTATcacaacaaaataaagatgTGCCACACAAAacagacagaagaggaaaacaaactcCAGAATATACAAGCTTCAGaagcaggcaaaaaaagcaaagcatagcaactcaagagaaaaagcagaaatcattGACATTAAGTGACATCTGTGGCCAAAGAAAACCAATATACAAAGCCTTATTTAAAACCAGATATTGGATTTTCATAGCCAAAGTTGAAAACATGGTCACATCACCTTAATTTGTTCTAATTTAGAACATAAAGCAAGGTCTATCAGGTCAGGTTTTACCACAGAAAGTTTCAcatctgaaagcaaagaaactaAGCATACCCAAAAAAGCTAAAAACTGTCTTTTGACATCAACATTGCCAAAACCAGACCTGCTCCAAGCATCCCATGTCATTCACAGTAGGAGTGGTTGGTTAAGTGCAGATAGTAACCTATTGCTGCTCTTTCATGATTTGGCAGTAACTTTCATAGCTACAGCTGAAGACAACTCTGGCTCAACTACTTTTACGTACTATAAAGTAGAGGTTTTCAAGCAGAGGCATCAACATTAGTTACAAGAAACTATCAGTAACTGCATGTCTTGGATCACAAGAGCAGCCCCACTCAATCCACTAACTCGTCCTATCCTCCCACCcatgcagttttctttccttctttcttttaagcatttttcttgCCATTTAGTATTTTTATCACCATACAGCTTCCAAACTATTAGGGTCTGTAACCACAACATCTCTCCTCAAAAGCTGTTAAAGTTATAGatccaaaataaatgttaaactggcacatacatacacataccgATTTGTACAAAATGACTTAACAGATTTGCAGAAGTTTCTTTAATTAATCTACAGCAAATTTCATATACAAGCAATGTCAGAATGCCCTAACATTCAGAGGAAGAGTTAGATGCTACACTTAAAAGTTATGTGGCAAATGTTTAAGGAAGTTGCTGAAATATGGTCACTTGAGAAGATTCTACTTCATATATTCTTGGGCTACAAAAGCTATAAAACCTTTGGCCAGCAGTCAGTTCCTGCAAACTTCTTTCCTCTTGATCCTCTTTTTCAATGACTTCTTTTGCAGAGAGATcttcagaaaaactgcaaagaatTAAATCAGTTTCTAATCCTCTTTTGTTAAATAACTATACATGTACAAACTTCTATTTCATCTCAGACAGAcctttttcagctttgcttAAAGGATCAGTCACACAAGTTACCAGAGATCAGCTGCTGTCCAGGGCAATGTAAATGTCCTGACCAAGCTTAGTTTAAAGGACTTGATACAAATTGAGTTAagaacaatacaaaaaaaaaccacaacaaaaccctaAAAACTCTTTTATGAAAAGGATCTGTTCTAGACAGTGGCTCAATGAGCTCTACAAAGCAGCAAACTAGCACAAGAGGCCACACTAAGCCTCTTCAAAGAATTCAGAAAAGGTAGGTTTAGGGTCTACCACCATTCCAGCTCCAAATACGACATATGGTACTACATGCTCCAACTGGCAAAGACAGACTGTTCACCCCAATGAGCGTGTAAAAGCCCCCACAATCCACCCTGCCCCTCTTTTAGTGGTAGTGCTGGCTTAATCAGATTCCAGACTGTGTTCTTAGCTGTGCAGATACAAAAGCTTGTAAACTACCTGGTGTTCTAAATCAGAAAACTTACTAGAAGGAACCAAGGGAAGGGTAGCCTGTACTAGTTCTTTGACCTGTTTTAGTATGTAGCCCCCAAAATAACTGCACCTCACAATTGAGATGCAATGTGAAACTAGAATGGTAGGAAACAGTTGCTAAAGCCTGTAacctccctcccacccctgccaAAACAAACAGACCAGCCACATTTACACCAATTCACAGCCTAACCTTTCTGAGAAGAGAGCACTGCAGCTGCCCAAGAATACAACCCAGGTTGTAACTCAGAGCACTAGAAACACACACTCTCATATGCCACAAGCACAGACcaggaagaggaaggtgaaTACTTGTCCTATGCTACTGGGGAAGAAATTTGGTTCTACCACAGGGAAGTGAGCTGCATTATATGCAGACATAAACCACTTCATCCTCTCCAGGACAAAGAACCCAAGCTTCAGTGTGTTCTCATCTATGAGATGCAGTCAGACAAGAAAGCCAGGAGCTCCACTTCTGTGTATCCAAATGGCCACAGGACCCAGAAAAGCAGCCTCTCTACAGAGGACGTAAGTGGCATTTTCCCCCATGGCTATGTATGTGTTTTGCTACATTTATCTTAAGTGGCTTGGGCAAAGGCACAGCCTGGCATCTTCCACCATCTCTCAGTGTTGCCTACTGTATGCCTCAAGACAAAACCAGCCTGGCCCTACTCTGACAACACCATCATCCCTTGAGTTCTGCCCCAAGTCATGCTGGCTAGTAGCTCAAACAAACTCCAAACATTTTTAAGAGCCATGTGCTAAATTATAATAAATACTTATGTAGACCAAAACCCTCAAATAAATACTTTCACACAAACTATATCTTCCATTTCAGCCTGAGCAGCACTCTATAGCTAAGCAAGGTCACACCTGGTTCTGATGGTAGGCGAGAGGTGTGTTTTTCTAGATGCTGGTTCTCTCCAACTCCCCAGTGCTTTAAACTTGGCCTGTCAGTCCCCAGACAATGTgtgtcacattttttttccttcctttcaagCCTGGGAATGGTCTCCCAACAACACTGAACTTACTCTAAAAAATGCCACAGTTATTTGTTGACAAGGCAGCATAATAACCAGAACTCTGCTGAGTCTGTACTGGACCTTAACTGTTCAGAGAAGCACTGAGCATGACAACAGGGCAGCTGTGCTACTGTTCCAGCAAGCAACAGTGGGAAGCATGTTCTTCAGGCCCTTACTGCTCCCATGCCATCTTGCCAAACCCGTTAACACTCTCCTTATAGCAGATGGTAACTCATAGTAAGTCTCCCAACAGCCACAAACAGGACTTCGTCTTCAGCTACAGACACCTAGAAGCCCCCTGGAAAACTCAGGCTAGAGTTGAGTAGACACATCTGGTCTTTCTCCAGCACAGAACTACATTACAGTTCTCCACAGCACTCTTCCGCCTAAAGAACTGTGATAGCTATTCCCTTTAAGGATTTAACAGCTGAAGATACTGTTGGCATGGCACTGCACTTCACGTGGCCTCTCTCTCTTGACAGATACCTCAAGGACtacatacatttatttcttgcaCACCAGTCTGTTCTGCATGGTACTTGCTCTCTTTACAGATGCAGaacgccttttttttttttttttaacagtccTGTCAAAAACAAGTCTTTTCACGATTAAAGGATCTTTGGCAGAAGATAGTAACCACGCACAAAACATTGTGCGAAAAGTACTGGAAGCACACAGTCTAAGACAAATTTAAACAATCATCAGACAGctattgtctttattttacatGTTCTGTTAGATTTTAGACACACATCAAGAAATGGTATTTGGGACTGTATGTAACTGGCAAAGCCTCATCCCATCAGCACGCCAGCATAAAATTAGAAACTCACAACTTTAACAATTCCATGGAGCAACAGAAACCCTGCGAGTCAACAGAAAGTAGTCCAGAGCCATTcctgagaaaacatttccaagccAACATCATTTCCATTGGTGGTATATGAATCAGTGCCAGGTGATATAACAGACTCCGCTGTTTCTCTGGAAGTGAAGATCTGAGCCATGTGGAGGCACTTGTCCTCAAATAATGGAGGTTAAATCTCTGCAGAAACATGGGATTTAAATAGTACAGGAGCACGCCTGCTCCGTGCTAAACGATCATTTAAGGAAGAGGGGGGACACAACAACTCACTGTTCTAATAGCTGAAGGTTTCATTAGTTACCAATGACAAAGCTTGCTCCAAGTTCTCCATTTTAGGTAAAGTTGCACAGACTGACTAGACTCAGCATGAAGTTATGtgcatcatttttttcccctctcaagagagagaaaatagcaAGGCCCTAGAGGTTACTACACATGCAAGTTTCACAACTGAGATGACCATGACATCTTAACATCCCCTATCCCCAGAAATATGGAGTGCTTTATCAGCTATAAGTGTAACTGACCAGCttagggacaaaaaaaaaaaaaattaaaaatctgtatttttaaagaactagATGCTGTCAGAGAAGCCATACTATCTCAGCACTCATTTCAACACAGGCATAGCTGTCTGAGCTAATAATAGGTCTGCCAGTTCAATTGTACAAGACTAACTAGGCAACTGTTCTTCACTGTTACCCAACTGCTAAgcacttaatttaaaacaactCCTGCCAAGTTTCCATCTCGGGGGGAAAAAGTAGCAAAACAAGGCCAATGTACATGAAATGCAACTATCACAGTGATAAAAGACAAGGTAAAGGAGTCAAAGAAAAGTGGCCATTTGGCTTACACTGCCTGCCTTTATGCCAAGAACAAAACTGAAGATTCCTCCCCACTGGCATTTCAACCAGCGTTAATATTTTGAACTCTGTAGGACAGAGTACTGCAGTAGCACCAAGTGTCAAAATCTGTACAATCCAAAGCAACTTTTATCAGAAGTATAAGCTTAACAGCCAAACACCTCCTTTGACATggttaattttcaaaaaaacagtTGCCTGGGATTAAGTCAGGTTGGAGGAAAGAGTAAGGCCTCCTGAGCATGTGCAGCCTCACACCTGAGTAAGTAGGGAAGAAACAAAGTGCCAGCACTGTTCAAATACTTAGCAGATATGTAGATGCACTGAAGGAaaagccctccctttctcctttgaTTCTACTTCCCTTTTGAGTGTTTACATAAAAACACCCAACCTCTCCCCTTCACCAATTATATTTATTCTCCAGACAAGGAACAAACTTCATCCTTTCAAGACTGTCACCTTATTACAGCTCACCACACTGCAGGCAATCTAGAATACCAGGACAGTTTATGGCAAGGATAACAAAACTGAACCTTAGCTAAATGGCATTATGCCACACCACCAACTACATCTTACCATTTGCCGATATTCCCGaatcatttttaatttatcttctccacctttgttttcttctttctgttcaaTGCTGCTGATTATTCTCCAGGAAGCTCTTCTGGCTCCGATCACGTTTTTATATGCAACAGAAAGCAGGTTTCTTTCTTCCACTGTCAATTCCACATCCATTCCAGCCACTTTCTTCATTGATTCAACCATTTCTAGGAGGAAAAGGTCAGACAATTATTCTCATAGATAAAGCATCTTTCAAACCATCCAACAGAAGTTGTATGTTAATGATAGCTTATGAAAATaggctccctcctcctttcacaCACAGTTATTCCTCACTTTTATACTGGAGCGTTCCAAACAAATCAATGAGCATGTACACAAAGGAAGTATCTGAtgttcttttaaatgcatttgacAAGGGttccaaaaaaaattattcaaagacaaacaaaaaaggatttAGCATTAGCACCAAACACGTTTTTCAGTGGATAATAGTCATCAGTACAGTCCTACAGGAATGTGTGTTCTTCAAAGTGCTTCAGAAAAGGCAGTGAATTGTGAGAAAAGCGTGAGCAAATGTAAGCTAGCTTTCAGCACAGTAAGGATAAACTGAAGAATTACAGAATACTCCACTGATTTGTCAGCTGGAATACAGTGTAATCTGGTAATTAACCAAAAAATAAGATCCAGATTTGAATAGATGTAGAGAAGTCTAAGTACTGTTATTAGGGAAGCAAGTCAAAGTTCCAAGAGGAAaccaccaaaagaaaaattaggtgCTtggaaaagtaacaaaaaaagtCATCCTGAGGATAACCAAAGCAAC
This window of the Pelecanus crispus isolate bPelCri1 chromosome 12, bPelCri1.pri, whole genome shotgun sequence genome carries:
- the YWHAE gene encoding 14-3-3 protein epsilon; the encoded protein is MDDREDLVYQAKLAEQAERYDEMVESMKKVAGMDVELTVEERNLLSVAYKNVIGARRASWRIISSIEQKEENKGGEDKLKMIREYRQMVETELKLICCDILDVLDKHLIPAANTGESKVFYYKMKGDYHRYLAEFATGNDRKEAAENSLVAYKAASDIAMTELPPTHPIRLGLALNFSVFYYEILNSPDRACRLAKAAFDDAIAELDTLSEESYKDSTLIMQLLRDNLTLWTSDMQGDGEEQNKEALQDVEDENQ